GGCCTGTCGGTACCATTGCCACTGCAAATGGACCAATGAACAAATGGATCTTCGCCTTCAGCCAAACGACTCAGATAGAAGCCCTTCTCGCGCAACTTTTTCCGCAACACTTTCTGCCGACTTGAGTCAGAGGCATCACGGGCATTGCCCAGTTGGACTAACAGTTCATAAACATCTGGGCAATTCAGCTTGATCTTGCTGAGCAATGCCCGAGGAATCTCAACGTAATTCGGCATGAACCCTCCTCAAATCATTCAGCAGGAATATCTTCTTCCCCCAGGTCCTCGGCAATCAACCGAAACTGCTCCAGCGCCGCCTCCAGGTCCTGGGCAATCTCGGCCGCAATCACCCCGGGCTCCGGCAGGTTGTCGGAATCCTCCAGTGAGTCATCCTTGAGCCAGAAGATGTCGAGGCTGGCCTTGTCGCGGGCAACCAGCTCTTCGTAGTCGTAACAGCGCCAGCGGCCGTCCGGATTTTCTTCGCACCAGGTCGACTGGCGGATCCCGGCAGTGTAAAGCTCGACGAATTCGTCGAGGTCGCTGCGCTTGAGCGGGCTGGTCTTGAGGGTGAAATGCTTGTTGGTGCGCAGATCGTAGATCCAGAGCTTCTTGGTCCAGGGGGTTTCAGAGGCCGGTTTGCGATCGAAGAACAGCACGTTCGCCTTGACGCCCTGGGCGTAGAATAGACCGGTCGGCAGGCGCAACAGGGTGTGGACGTCGCATTCGTGCAGCAGCTTGCGGCGGATCGTCTCCCCTGCTCCGCCTTCGAACAGCACGTTGTCAGGCACGACCACCGCGGCGCGGCCATGCTGCTTGAGCAGGGTCTTGACGTGCTGGATGAAGTTGAGCTGCTTGTTCGAGGTGGTGGCCCAGAAGTCGTCACGCTCAACCGTTTCCTTCTCTTTGGCGACCTTGCCGTCCTCAGCGACAATGGTGGTGCTGCTCTTCTTGCCGAAGGGGGGATTGGTGAGGATGATATTGAAGCGATCCCCCGGATCGGCGGCCAGCGAGTCGGCGACCACCAGCGGCAGATTGCTGTCCGGTCCTGCCTGACCTTCAGGCGCAGACGTGCCGCCGATGCCGTGCAGCATCAGGTTCATGGCGCACAGCCGCGCGGTCGACTGGACCAGTTCCCAGCCCTTGAAGGTGCCCTCCTTGAGCTTTTTTCGCTCGTCCTTGGTCATGTGCGGGAAGTTGTCAACCATGCTGTCATGCGCTGCCAGCAGAAACCCGCCGGTGCCGCAGGCCGGGTCGCAGATGGTTTCGCCCGGTTTCGGCGCGATGCAGTCGACAATCGCCTGAATCAGTGGACGCGGGGTGAAATACTGCCCTGCCCCGCTCTTGGTGTCCTGGGCGTTCTTCTCCAGCAGCCCTTCGTAGGCGTCCCCCTTGACATCGGCGCTCATCACCGACCAGTTTTCCCGGTCGATCAGATCGACGATCAGGCGGCGCAGCTTGGCCGGGTCCTGGAACTTGTTCTGCGACTTGCTGAAGATCAGGCCGAGCAAGCCCTTTTCGTTGCCGAGAGCCTCCAAGGTGTGGCGGTAATGGTCGAACAGCTCGTCGCCGTCCTTTTTCACCAGCGTCGGCCAGGCGTAATCGGCCGGGACATTGCTCTTTTGGTTGTACGGCGGCCGGGTCCGCTCGTCGGCCATCTTGAGGAAGAGCAGATAGGTGAGCTGCTCGACGTAGTCGCCGTAGCTCATGCCGTCGTCGCGCAGGACGTTGCAGAAATTCCAGAGTTTTTGGACTATTGCGGCTGGAGTCATGCGTTTTTATCCTTTATTCACCCTTCCGGGGATGTTTTTTACTGATCGAAAAACCAGGGCAGTGTATAATTTTGCGTATGAGTAAAACACTTCTTACAACAAATCCACATCTCAAGAACAAGGTTGCGCGTGAGCGGGCCCTGACCCGCAACATCGAAAGCTCCTCGGCCATCGAGGGCATTCAGGTCAAGCGCGACGCTAAGACCGGGCAGTTTGTCACAACTGGATCTTTTGCCAAAGAGACCCGTGTCATCGAGAAGAAAGCTCAATAACGTCAGCAAACAGCCGGGCCATCGGTCGATAATTCTTATCCATTCCAGCCCTTACCGCCGCAAAATATTCTTCTTTGCGGCACCCGGCCATCTCGCTGAAATCAAGCAACGGCAATCCGGCCTGTAGTCCCATCAATGTTGCCAGCAGACGACCAAGGCGACCATTGCCCTCCCGAAACGGATGGATCAGCATCAACTCGACGTGAACCTCTGCCAGGGCGCGGGTGATTGCATCACGGTCAGTGAAGATGCAAGGTGTGTAGCGTTTTAGCTGCTCACGTTCGAATTCGGCCATCAAAAACGGGAT
This genomic interval from Geothermobacter hydrogeniphilus contains the following:
- a CDS encoding Fic/DOC family protein codes for the protein MTPSDRYDTSGMPEGQYEPGSNGRVLKNLLGISSLDELEVAETAELWFAEEKLLAEVRHDQSFTAQDICAMHRLWLGRIYPWAGKYRHVNLGKDGFPFAMAHAIPFLMAEFEREQLKRYTPCIFTDRDAITRALAEVHVELMLIHPFREGNGRLGRLLATLMGLQAGLPLLDFSEMAGCRKEEYFAAVRAGMDKNYRPMARLFADVIELSSR
- a CDS encoding type I restriction-modification system subunit M, with product MTPAAIVQKLWNFCNVLRDDGMSYGDYVEQLTYLLFLKMADERTRPPYNQKSNVPADYAWPTLVKKDGDELFDHYRHTLEALGNEKGLLGLIFSKSQNKFQDPAKLRRLIVDLIDRENWSVMSADVKGDAYEGLLEKNAQDTKSGAGQYFTPRPLIQAIVDCIAPKPGETICDPACGTGGFLLAAHDSMVDNFPHMTKDERKKLKEGTFKGWELVQSTARLCAMNLMLHGIGGTSAPEGQAGPDSNLPLVVADSLAADPGDRFNIILTNPPFGKKSSTTIVAEDGKVAKEKETVERDDFWATTSNKQLNFIQHVKTLLKQHGRAAVVVPDNVLFEGGAGETIRRKLLHECDVHTLLRLPTGLFYAQGVKANVLFFDRKPASETPWTKKLWIYDLRTNKHFTLKTSPLKRSDLDEFVELYTAGIRQSTWCEENPDGRWRCYDYEELVARDKASLDIFWLKDDSLEDSDNLPEPGVIAAEIAQDLEAALEQFRLIAEDLGEEDIPAE